The sequence below is a genomic window from Cedecea neteri.
TTATTGCTGCCTGCGGTGGCAACCACCGGCGGAATACCCGAGCCGCTACAGGTCACGGTGTCCCCGCTATTCGGCGTTGACGACGAACAGGCGGCGGTGGCAGAAAAGGGAAGCGCGCCGGTTAAACCGGCCAGACAGACGGGAACCAGAGTCAAAGCCTTGTATTTCATGTTTACTCTCGCAGCAAGAAAGATAAACAAAGGGTTGGCGTTCCCTGCGGCCTCGCGGTGAGACGGGCAAATTGTCCAATGGTGTTCCTGGGGCAGAAGAAATCCGCACCCGGCACTTAACTATAGAGCCAGGTGGAGATTTAAGAGGCTGATGAGGCGGGTTTTATCGGCTTATTTCACCGAAAAGAGAGCGCGGTCAGAATTCCGTGCGGGAGAAGCCGGTCATCTCGGTCAGTTCCATCTCGCGACCCAGGGCGGTCATCGGATGGACAATCACCAGGCCACGCACGCTTTTCTTGAGCTTGCCCATATCGGCCTGCTCTTTTTTGGTAATTGCACGCTTGTACGGCAGCGCCACCAGCTTCTGCGCTTCTTTGCTCAGTTTCTGGTTGCGCACCGCCTGCAGGCGAGCGATTTCGATTTCCAGCTTCTGCCGCTCTTTTTCCAGCTCGGCATATTTTTCCGCTTCGTTGATCAGGTGCAGGCCTGGCATTTCGTGGCGGATAGCGTCCAGACGGTCGCTAAGGCGTTTAATTTCTGCTTTTTCGATTTCTTTCATTTTGACTTACCGTGAATAAAGATGGCTTGCTGGCAAGGATACACGATCCTGAGGGACAGGGCGAAAAGCGGCTATTTCTGGAAGGCTTTTTTTAAGCTGATCCGGGAGATCAGCTCTGTCAGGGAAAGGACCATTGTGGAACGAACGATTTGCATGTAGCGCTGACGCTGCATCGCCAGCAGCTCAGGATCGCTGCCGTCAACGAAGGTCGGCGTCGGCGGCAGCGCCGTGACGCAGTGCAGCTCGCCAAACGGGCCAAGCATTTCATCATCGGTGAAGCTGTACTCGTTGCCGTCGTGGTTCAGCTCTTCCCGGAGCGCCATGAGCAGCTCGCAGTCTTCATACTCGGCGCGGTTCAGCACGCCCAGCCCGTAGATAAGCTTCAGGCGTACCGACAGGTCGCCCAGCGGGCCGTCGCCGTCCAGCAGTGGCTCAACCGCATATTTCACCGCGTAGTCGTCCTTGCGGAACACCTGCAGCACCAGGATATTTACCGCTTCGGTTAACAGCTCGACGGCAGCAATCAGCAGGCTTCTTACGGTTTTGCCGGCATTCAGTCGCTCAAGCACGCGGTTTTCAAAGGCCTGGGTTTCTTCCATTTTTGCCTGCATCACTAAACATGTTTCAGGCGCGGCATCCACCGCGCCTGCATAGGGTTACGCTATGGCGTTATACGCCTTCACCGCCTCAGCCACGGCTTCGCTGTTCGCATCCAGACCGGACACTTCCGCCAGCGCCGCCTGCGGACCTTTCGCGGCCAGCAGCTGTTTCAGCTCCTGCGCCTGCGGGTCCTGCTCGCTGTGGTAGTGCATTGCCGCCGCAATCCCTTTGATCAGGTTCACGTGAGGCAAGCCGTACTCAATCGTGCCCAGCAGTGGCTTAACCAGGCGGTCACCCGCGCTGAGTTTACGCAGCGGCTGGCGGCCAACGCGTTCCACGTCATCCTTCAGATACGGGTTTTCGAAACGGCCAAGGATTTTCTTGATGTACGCGGCGTGTTTGTCGGCTTCAAAGCCGTAGCGCTTAATCAGCACCGCGCCGCTCTCTTCCATCGCCCCTTTCACTACGGCGCGCACTTTCTCATCAAGAATGGCATCGCGGATAGTCTGGTGCCCGGCCAGCTGACCGAGGTACGCGGTTATAGCATGCCCGGTATTCAGCGTGAAGAGCTTGCGCTCGACAAACGCCATAAGATTATCAGTAAGTTCCATGCCAGGAATGTTCGGCAGGTCACCTTTAAACTGGGTTTTATCGACAATCCACTCGCTGAAGGTCTCCACGGTCACTTCCAGCGGATCGTTGGTGGCGGATTCAGACGGCGGCACGATGCGGTCAACCGCAGAATCGACAAAGCCAACGTGCTGCTCAACCCAGGCCCACGCCTCGGCAGACAGCGCTTTCTTGACGTGCTCTTTCAGCTGGCTGGTACCGCGCACCATGTTTTCACAGGCGATGATGTTCAGCGGCGTTTCGTTGCCGTTCGCGCGGCGCAGCTCCAGGCCTTTGGCAAGCGTTGGCGCGATGCGTTCCAGCACAACCGGGCCAACGGCGGTGGTGATCAGATCAACCTGAGCGATAAGGGCCACAACGTCGTCGCCAATGCTGCTGACGGCATTCACGTTGGAGACGGTATCAATCTGCTGCTGCTCGCCCACTACGTGAACCTGGTAGCTGTGACGCGCGTTCAGGGCATCCAGAACCACCTGGTTTACGTCGGCAAAAGTCAGCTGCAGACCGGCGTCTGCCAGCAGTTTACCGATAAAGCCACGACCGATATTACCTGCACCAAAATGTAATGCTTTCATTGCGTTAACCTTCCTGATTATTTCACCCGTGAGGGCTGGGGTAAGGATACTTTATGCGAATCCCCTCACCCTAGCCCTCTCCCCAAAGGGGAGAGGGAATAGACAGACCAACATCTCGATATCGCCTCTTCCCCAAGGGGAGAGGGAACATCCAGAACTCCCCCTCTTTTCCCCCTCGCCCCTCCGGGGAGAGGGTCGGGGTGAGGGGCAAGCCCTTACTTCTTACCGGCCAGCAAATCCAGCACTTCCTGGACGCTGGTGGTGTGCGCCAGGCGCTCAATCACCGACTCATCATCCAGCGCGTTGGTCAGGCTGGTGATCACCTGGATGTGTTCGTTATTGCGGGCAGCAATCCCGATCACCAGGCGGGCCACGTCTTCCGGCTCTTCACCAAAGTGAACGCCTTCCGGGTACTGGCAGAACACCACGCCGGTTTTCAGCACGCGGTCTTTTGCTTCTACGGTGCCGTGAGGAACCGCGATACCTTCGCCCAGGTAGGTCGGGGTCAGTTTTTCGCGCTCAAACATCGCGTCCACGTATTCCGGCTGCACGTAGCCGCCGTTCACCAGTTGCTCACCGGCAAAGCGAATCGCTTCTTCTTTGTTGCTGGCTTTCAGGCCAAGGAACACGTTACCCGCGCCCAGCTTGAACACTGCGTCTTCGCTGGAAACAAAGCTGTCTTCCAGGCTGTGCATGACTTTTTCTTCTTTCTGACTCAGATTCTGAGAAGCTAGCAGACGCTCAACCAGGTTGGCGTACAGGCTGCTGTCGAGGAAATTGGTCAGGGAGATATGCTGCGCCTGCGGCACCTGGCGCATCGCACGCTCGGTCAGGTCGCGGTGGGTAATCACCAGGTCAACGTCGTCCGGCAGGCTGTTGATCGCGCAGTTGGTCACGGAGATATTTTTCAGACCAGCGTCGCTCACTTTCTTACGCAGCACGCCTGCGCCCATGGCGCTGGAGCCCATACCTGCGTCACAGGCAACGATGATTTTACGCACGTGGCTCAGGTCGTTAGACAGGCCAGCACCTACCGCCAGCGGCGCTGCGCCACCTTTGGATTCGGCTTTCATTTCCTGCATACGGCGAGCCGCAGCTTCGATGTCGTCTTCTTCTTTCACTTTGCTGGTTTTCAGCAGGATGGCGGAGACCACGAAGGAAACAATCATTGCCGCACAGATAGCCGCGATGTTAGCGAAGTACGCGCCTTTCGGCGTCATTGCCAGTACCGCCAGGATGGAACCAGGGGATGCCGGAGACACCAGGCCGCCGTTCAGCACGGTCAGGGTGAACACGCCGGTCATACCGCCGAGGATTACGGCCAGGATCAGACGTGGGTTCATCAGCACGTACGGGAAGTAAATTTCGTGGATACCGCCCAGGAAGTGGATGATAGCCGCGCCGCCAGCAGACTGCTTGGCGTTACCGCGCCCAAAGAACATGTACGCCAGCAGAACACCCATACCCGGACCCGGGTTCGCTTCAATCAGGAAGAAGATGGATTTGCCCAGCTCGTGGGACTGCTGAATACCCAGCGGCGAGAAGATACCGTGGTTGATGGCGTTGTTCAGGAACAGGATTTTCGCCGGTTCTACAAAGATAGACGCCAGCGGCAGCATGTCGTGCACAACCATGAAGTTAACGCCTGCTGCCAGAACTTTGGACAGGACTTCAACCGCAGGGCCGATGCCGAGGAATGCCAGAATCGCCAGGATCATCCCGATGATACCGGCAGAGAAGTTGTTCACCAGCATTTCAAAGCCGGATTTGATTTTACCGTCGACCCATTTGTCGAAGTGCTTGATTGCCCAGCCGCCCAGAGGACCCGCAATCATTGCGCCGAGGAACATCGGCATATCTGCACCAACGATAACGCCCATGGTGGTGATAGCACCGACTACGCCGCCGCGGTCACCGCCAATCAGGCGACCACCGGTAAAACCGATCAGCAGCGGCAGCAGGTAAGTGATCATCGGGCCTACCAGCTTCGCCAGCGTTTCGTTTGGCAACCATCCGGTAGGAATAAATAAGGCCGTGATAATACCCCAGGCGATAAACGCCCCGATATTTGGCATAACCATATTGCTGAGGAAACGACCAAAGCTTTGCACTTTGATCTTGATATCGGATGACATACACATACCCCTTGTTGGTGTTCCGCGCTGAAAAGCAGCCCGAGGTTTATTGTTAACGTAGCGGCAGGGTCGCCGGCCTTATTCAGTAAAGTGACGCGAATCTGGCACTGAATCGTTAAGCTGTCCAGCAACCGCCTAATTATGTGAGATAGATCACTAATATTCAGGGATCACCCATCCACATTGAGTGATGGTGATCACATAATCGCAGTGTAAAAAAAGTACACCGGGGGATTTTTAACCCTGATTGACCTTTTAATGTGACTAAAATCACATTTTGTTATGACGTCTTTGTTATTCATTTGTGATCTACTTCACAAAGTATTTTGGGGCAGATTAATCCTAATGTGATCCAGTTAAAATCTGGGCGTTGACAAAAAACGGCGGGCAAGAAAAGGATGAAAGTAAATTACAGCGAAGCGGCTGGCAGAAAGCGCGGCGTTGAATGCCGCGCTGGAATGAAAAGTTAGTTATCTAAATCCGCGACAATGCCGCGCGCCTGAGCAAACAGCTGCTGGTAATGGGCGTCGCTGTCGCCGATCCCTTCTTCCACGCCGATGGTGTTATAGAGGAACTCAATTTTTGCATCTTCCACGCCCAGATACCCCATTGAGCCATGAATGTAATCGGCCATGTTTTTTTCCCAGCCATATTTCACAAAGCCTTCGTGAGAACCGCCGACCAGCGCCACCCAGCGGATTTTCTTATTGCCCAGCGTGCTGCCTGGCCCGTAGCCCAGGCCGTAGTTCCACACGCGATCCAGATAGCCTTTGAGCATCGCCGGGAAGCTGTACCACCACACGGGGAACACCACGACCACGGTGTCTTTACTTTCTAACTCGCCAAACAAGCGATGAACTTCCGGGGAGTACTGTTTCTGCGGGTTGCTCCAGTCCGGTTCGTCCTCCACGCCCAGCGCCGGGTTAAAGCCGCTGCGGTACAGATCGAGGGAGGAAACGTTAATGCCGCGCTCAGCCGCTTCGCCCTGAATTTCCTGCACCACCTGCGCGGTTAGCGACTCACTGCGCGGGTGCGCCCAAACAATATACATATTCTCTGATTTCATGGAGTTATCTCAGCCAGTGGGGATGTGCGTTCACTTTACGACCGCTGGATAATTCTGTAAAACGTAGTATTTGAAATGGGTTAATGAAGGATTTTCACTAATGGCGCTGAATTTTACCGACTTCGCGACCTTTATCGCCGTGGCGCGGCACAAAAGCTTTCGCGCCGCCGGGGACGAGCTGGGGCTGTCTCCTTCGGCCATCAGCCACGGCATCAAGCAGCTCGAACAGCGCCTGAAAATTCGGCTGTTCAACCGCACCACCCGCAGCGTCTCGCTGACCGAGGCTGGCAACAACCTCTACGAGCGCCTGCGCCCGGCCTGCGACGAAATTCATACCATTCTCGATGAGGTGAACTCGTTTCGCGACACGCCGATGGGCACGCTCAAAATCAACAGCTCGCGGCTGGCTTCACGCCTTGTGCTGATGCCGCTGGTAGCCGGGTTTACCGCCCGCTATCCCGACATCAAAGTCGAAGTGACCACCGACGACAGGCTGGTGGATATCGTGAAGCAGGAGTACGACGCCGGGATACGGCTGAGCACCACGGTGGAAAAAGACATGATTGCCGTTTCTATCGGCCCAAAAACGAGGATTTGCGTGGTTGCCACGCCGGAATACCTGGCGCAAAACCCTACGCCAGTACACCCTCGCGAGCTGGTGAATCACTGCAGCGTCATCTTCCGCTTTCACAGCGGCCGCCCTTATTGCTGGGAGTTTTACGGGCCCGAAGGCAAGCTGGAAGTGACTCCCTGCGGCAACATCATCGTGGACGATCTCGACTCCGAGCTGGAGGCGGTGTTATGCGGCGCAGGTATCGGCTATCTCTACCAACAACAGGTCGAAGACCATCTGGCGAGCGGCAGGCTGGTGTCTATGCTCGAAGACTGGCTGCCTGAGCTGCCGCCGTTCCAGTTCTATTACCCAAACCGCCAGTACATGCCCAGCGCGCTCCGCGCCTTTGTCGATTACATAAAAGCGCCGCAGGCGTAGACTTTTTCACCAATGTTGGGTATCTGTTTCATACTTACCTCAAGTTGGCAAAAACGGATAATGTCATGAAACTGATCGGTAACTACACCAGCCCCTACGTGCGAAAGATCTCGGTCATCCTGCTTGAAAAAGGCCTCAGTTTTGAATTTATTAACGTCAACCCGTGGGTTGGTGACAGCCCCGCCCCGCAATACAACCCACTAGGCAAAGTCCCAACGCTCATCACCGATGAAGGCGAGCGCTGGTTTGATTCGCCGATCATCGCCCAATACCTTGAGTTACTGAACATTGCACCAACGCTGATCCCGCACGACCCAAAAGCGGCACTGAAAGTGCGCCAGCTTGAGGCGCTTTCCGACGGCATTCTGGACGCCGCGTTAACGTCAGTGCGTGAGAAATTGCGCCCGGCAGAACAACAGTCTGAAGAAGT
It includes:
- the mtlR gene encoding mannitol operon repressor MtlR, with the protein product MQAKMEETQAFENRVLERLNAGKTVRSLLIAAVELLTEAVNILVLQVFRKDDYAVKYAVEPLLDGDGPLGDLSVRLKLIYGLGVLNRAEYEDCELLMALREELNHDGNEYSFTDDEMLGPFGELHCVTALPPTPTFVDGSDPELLAMQRQRYMQIVRSTMVLSLTELISRISLKKAFQK
- a CDS encoding LysR family transcriptional regulator; the protein is MALNFTDFATFIAVARHKSFRAAGDELGLSPSAISHGIKQLEQRLKIRLFNRTTRSVSLTEAGNNLYERLRPACDEIHTILDEVNSFRDTPMGTLKINSSRLASRLVLMPLVAGFTARYPDIKVEVTTDDRLVDIVKQEYDAGIRLSTTVEKDMIAVSIGPKTRICVVATPEYLAQNPTPVHPRELVNHCSVIFRFHSGRPYCWEFYGPEGKLEVTPCGNIIVDDLDSELEAVLCGAGIGYLYQQQVEDHLASGRLVSMLEDWLPELPPFQFYYPNRQYMPSALRAFVDYIKAPQA
- a CDS encoding glutathione S-transferase codes for the protein MKLIGNYTSPYVRKISVILLEKGLSFEFINVNPWVGDSPAPQYNPLGKVPTLITDEGERWFDSPIIAQYLELLNIAPTLIPHDPKAALKVRQLEALSDGILDAALTSVREKLRPAEQQSEEVLVRQREKIGRALDLLEEYAADGTLTAEPLNLASISAACAVGYLNFRPVSPGWCVNRPHLVKLVEQLFQRESFARTEPPAA
- a CDS encoding NAD(P)H oxidoreductase gives rise to the protein MKSENMYIVWAHPRSESLTAQVVQEIQGEAAERGINVSSLDLYRSGFNPALGVEDEPDWSNPQKQYSPEVHRLFGELESKDTVVVVFPVWWYSFPAMLKGYLDRVWNYGLGYGPGSTLGNKKIRWVALVGGSHEGFVKYGWEKNMADYIHGSMGYLGVEDAKIEFLYNTIGVEEGIGDSDAHYQQLFAQARGIVADLDN
- a CDS encoding PTS mannitol transporter subunit IICBA, which codes for MSSDIKIKVQSFGRFLSNMVMPNIGAFIAWGIITALFIPTGWLPNETLAKLVGPMITYLLPLLIGFTGGRLIGGDRGGVVGAITTMGVIVGADMPMFLGAMIAGPLGGWAIKHFDKWVDGKIKSGFEMLVNNFSAGIIGMILAILAFLGIGPAVEVLSKVLAAGVNFMVVHDMLPLASIFVEPAKILFLNNAINHGIFSPLGIQQSHELGKSIFFLIEANPGPGMGVLLAYMFFGRGNAKQSAGGAAIIHFLGGIHEIYFPYVLMNPRLILAVILGGMTGVFTLTVLNGGLVSPASPGSILAVLAMTPKGAYFANIAAICAAMIVSFVVSAILLKTSKVKEEDDIEAAARRMQEMKAESKGGAAPLAVGAGLSNDLSHVRKIIVACDAGMGSSAMGAGVLRKKVSDAGLKNISVTNCAINSLPDDVDLVITHRDLTERAMRQVPQAQHISLTNFLDSSLYANLVERLLASQNLSQKEEKVMHSLEDSFVSSEDAVFKLGAGNVFLGLKASNKEEAIRFAGEQLVNGGYVQPEYVDAMFEREKLTPTYLGEGIAVPHGTVEAKDRVLKTGVVFCQYPEGVHFGEEPEDVARLVIGIAARNNEHIQVITSLTNALDDESVIERLAHTTSVQEVLDLLAGKK
- a CDS encoding YibL family ribosome-associated protein translates to MKEIEKAEIKRLSDRLDAIRHEMPGLHLINEAEKYAELEKERQKLEIEIARLQAVRNQKLSKEAQKLVALPYKRAITKKEQADMGKLKKSVRGLVIVHPMTALGREMELTEMTGFSRTEF
- the mtlD gene encoding mannitol-1-phosphate 5-dehydrogenase yields the protein MKALHFGAGNIGRGFIGKLLADAGLQLTFADVNQVVLDALNARHSYQVHVVGEQQQIDTVSNVNAVSSIGDDVVALIAQVDLITTAVGPVVLERIAPTLAKGLELRRANGNETPLNIIACENMVRGTSQLKEHVKKALSAEAWAWVEQHVGFVDSAVDRIVPPSESATNDPLEVTVETFSEWIVDKTQFKGDLPNIPGMELTDNLMAFVERKLFTLNTGHAITAYLGQLAGHQTIRDAILDEKVRAVVKGAMEESGAVLIKRYGFEADKHAAYIKKILGRFENPYLKDDVERVGRQPLRKLSAGDRLVKPLLGTIEYGLPHVNLIKGIAAAMHYHSEQDPQAQELKQLLAAKGPQAALAEVSGLDANSEAVAEAVKAYNAIA